A window from Pyrococcus kukulkanii encodes these proteins:
- a CDS encoding flavodoxin family protein translates to MIVVSTRRGSTKRIAEAIAEGLGDIVVDLRKEWPEELEDFIVLGTPIYYEKPLPEVLEFIRRNDGLKGKVVAVFVVCMADIFGVLGKRYAEFRYLNLVKRGIKGDIIDERIFRGWIRKENSRTIKEAYSWGRELAEIFGGKRKLIPTFRIENSRAEEENPKAKPAK, encoded by the coding sequence ATGATAGTAGTTTCAACTAGAAGGGGATCAACAAAAAGAATAGCTGAGGCTATTGCTGAAGGTCTGGGGGATATTGTAGTAGATCTCAGAAAAGAGTGGCCGGAGGAGTTGGAGGATTTCATAGTCCTCGGAACCCCGATATATTACGAAAAGCCCCTGCCTGAAGTCTTGGAGTTCATTCGGAGGAATGATGGCCTAAAAGGGAAGGTAGTTGCAGTGTTTGTGGTTTGCATGGCTGATATCTTTGGAGTGCTGGGGAAGAGGTATGCGGAGTTTAGGTACCTCAACCTCGTTAAGAGGGGGATTAAAGGTGATATCATTGATGAGAGGATCTTTAGGGGATGGATAAGGAAGGAAAACTCCAGGACAATTAAGGAGGCCTATTCCTGGGGCCGTGAGCTAGCCGAAATATTCGGAGGAAAAAGAAAGCTAATACCTACGTTTCGTATTGAGAATAGCAGAGCCGAGGAAGAGAACCCCAAAGCTAAGCCAGCTAAATGA
- a CDS encoding nicotinate phosphoribosyltransferase: MKFYIASEEDIKAGKTTDIYFIRTKKILEAKNIHKKVFADVTTTSLPKNWKWGVLVGVEEVAKLLEGLPVNVYAMPEGTIFHPYEPVLQIEGYYEDFGIYETALLGMLSQASGIATAALRIKIAAKFKPVYSFGIRHMHPAIAPMIDRAAFIGGCDGVSGVLGAEMMGEKAVGTMPHALIITVGDQVKAWKYFDEVIEEEVPRIALVDTFYDEKVEAVMAAETLGKKLFAVRLDTPSSRRGNFRKIIEEVKWELKVRGYDWVKIFISGGLDEEKIKEIADVADAFGVGGAIASAKPIDFALDIVEVEGKPMAKRGKLSGRKQVYRCENGHYHVIPANKKLERCPVCGAKVEPLLKPIVENGEIVAEFPKAREIREYVLEQAKKFNLIIE, from the coding sequence ATGAAGTTCTACATAGCCAGCGAAGAGGATATAAAGGCCGGAAAGACAACGGATATATACTTCATAAGGACAAAGAAGATCCTTGAGGCGAAGAACATTCACAAGAAAGTTTTTGCAGATGTAACAACCACGTCACTCCCAAAGAACTGGAAGTGGGGAGTTCTCGTTGGAGTTGAAGAAGTTGCGAAACTCCTCGAAGGATTGCCCGTGAACGTTTACGCGATGCCAGAAGGAACAATATTCCATCCATATGAACCCGTTCTTCAAATTGAGGGCTACTATGAGGATTTCGGGATTTACGAGACGGCCTTATTGGGAATGTTGAGTCAAGCAAGTGGAATTGCAACTGCGGCATTAAGAATTAAGATTGCTGCAAAGTTCAAGCCCGTATACTCCTTCGGGATTAGACACATGCATCCAGCAATAGCCCCGATGATAGATAGAGCAGCGTTCATAGGTGGTTGCGATGGTGTTTCTGGCGTTTTAGGGGCAGAGATGATGGGAGAGAAAGCAGTAGGAACTATGCCTCACGCACTGATAATCACCGTTGGAGACCAAGTAAAGGCATGGAAGTACTTCGATGAGGTAATAGAAGAGGAAGTTCCCAGGATAGCCCTAGTCGATACTTTTTATGATGAAAAGGTTGAGGCTGTAATGGCCGCGGAAACCCTTGGAAAGAAGCTGTTTGCAGTAAGGCTCGACACCCCAAGCTCAAGAAGAGGTAATTTCCGAAAAATCATTGAAGAAGTTAAATGGGAGTTAAAAGTTAGGGGCTACGACTGGGTCAAGATATTTATCTCGGGCGGATTGGACGAAGAGAAGATAAAGGAGATCGCTGATGTCGCGGATGCATTTGGAGTTGGAGGGGCAATTGCAAGCGCAAAGCCCATTGACTTCGCCTTAGATATAGTCGAAGTCGAAGGGAAGCCAATGGCAAAGAGAGGCAAGCTTAGCGGAAGAAAGCAGGTTTATCGCTGTGAGAATGGTCACTACCATGTTATTCCAGCAAATAAGAAGCTTGAGAGATGCCCGGTATGTGGAGCAAAGGTCGAGCCCCTGCTTAAACCGATAGTAGAAAACGGTGAGATTGTAGCGGAGTTTCCAAAGGCTAGGGAGATCAGGGAGTACGTACTAGAACAGGCCAAGAAGTTCAACCTAATAATAGAATAG
- a CDS encoding ferredoxin, which translates to MAWKVTVDQDTCIGDAICASLCPDVFEMNDEGKAQPKVEVIEDENLYNCAKEAMESCPVSAISIEEV; encoded by the coding sequence ATGGCGTGGAAGGTAACCGTTGACCAGGACACCTGTATCGGAGATGCAATCTGTGCAAGCCTCTGCCCAGACGTTTTCGAGATGAATGACGAGGGTAAGGCTCAGCCCAAGGTTGAGGTCATCGAGGACGAGAACCTCTACAACTGTGCCAAGGAGGCAATGGAATCCTGTCCAGTTAGTGCTATCAGCATTGAGGAGGTCTGA
- the gltA gene encoding NADPH-dependent glutamate synthase: protein MPKLIKERVPTPERPPGERVKDFYEVNLGYTWELALKEAERCLQCPKDYAPCIKGCPVHIDIPGFIAKLREHKDNPHKAVKEALRVIWACNSLPAITGRVCPQEEQCEGVCVVGKVGDPINIGKLERFVADYAREHGIDDELLMEEVPKIQKNGKRVAVIGAGPAGLTCAAELAKMGYEVTIFEALHEPGGVLAYGIPEFRLPKEILRKELKKLQILGVEIKTDHIVGRTITIPELLEEYDAVFIGTGAGTPKLLNIPGINLNGIYSANEFLTRINLMKAYKFPEYDTPIIVGKKVVVIGAGNTAMDAARSALRLGAEVTIAYRRGEEDMTARIEEVEHAKEEGVKFMFFVNPVEFIGDEEGRVKAVKFEKMKPLEEKDARGKRKIIGTGEYITVEADTVIIAIGQVPNKILWKTTPGLKVTEKGTIVVNENLMTSIPGVFAGGDAIRGEATVILAMGDGRKAAKAIHEYLSSKSS from the coding sequence TTGCCTAAGCTCATCAAGGAGAGGGTTCCTACTCCTGAGAGGCCTCCTGGGGAGAGGGTTAAGGACTTTTATGAGGTTAATCTTGGCTATACTTGGGAGTTAGCTTTAAAGGAAGCAGAAAGGTGTTTACAGTGTCCTAAGGATTATGCTCCTTGCATCAAGGGATGCCCCGTCCACATAGACATCCCAGGGTTTATAGCCAAACTAAGAGAACACAAAGATAATCCACACAAGGCGGTTAAGGAAGCTTTGAGAGTTATCTGGGCTTGTAATTCTCTTCCTGCGATTACTGGTAGGGTTTGTCCTCAGGAGGAGCAGTGTGAGGGGGTCTGTGTTGTTGGAAAAGTTGGAGACCCAATCAACATAGGAAAACTCGAAAGATTCGTTGCAGATTACGCAAGAGAACACGGAATTGATGATGAATTGCTAATGGAAGAGGTTCCGAAGATTCAGAAGAATGGGAAGAGGGTTGCCGTTATTGGTGCTGGGCCTGCCGGTTTGACCTGTGCTGCTGAATTAGCGAAGATGGGTTATGAGGTAACGATATTCGAGGCACTTCACGAGCCTGGAGGGGTTTTGGCATATGGAATTCCAGAGTTTAGACTACCAAAGGAGATACTCAGGAAAGAGTTAAAGAAGCTTCAAATCCTAGGTGTTGAGATAAAGACTGACCATATAGTTGGAAGGACAATCACTATTCCCGAATTACTGGAGGAGTATGATGCTGTATTCATTGGAACGGGAGCTGGAACCCCAAAGCTCCTGAATATCCCAGGGATAAACCTCAACGGCATTTACTCGGCCAACGAATTCTTAACTAGGATAAACTTGATGAAGGCTTACAAGTTCCCTGAATATGATACTCCAATAATAGTTGGGAAGAAAGTCGTCGTTATTGGAGCAGGTAACACCGCCATGGATGCCGCGAGATCTGCCCTTAGATTGGGTGCAGAGGTTACGATTGCCTATAGGCGTGGAGAGGAGGACATGACGGCTAGAATTGAGGAAGTTGAGCATGCCAAGGAGGAGGGAGTTAAGTTCATGTTCTTCGTTAACCCCGTGGAGTTCATAGGAGACGAGGAAGGTAGAGTCAAGGCGGTGAAGTTTGAGAAGATGAAGCCGTTGGAGGAGAAGGACGCCAGGGGTAAGAGGAAGATCATAGGGACCGGGGAGTACATAACAGTGGAAGCAGACACAGTTATTATTGCAATTGGACAAGTGCCTAACAAGATCCTCTGGAAGACCACCCCAGGACTCAAGGTCACAGAGAAGGGAACAATTGTTGTTAACGAGAACCTTATGACTTCCATTCCTGGGGTTTTTGCCGGTGGTGATGCAATTAGAGGTGAAGCTACTGTAATCTTGGCCATGGGTGATGGAAGAAAAGCAGCAAAAGCAATACACGAGTATCTATCTTCAAAGTCTTCTTGA
- a CDS encoding sulfide/dihydroorotate dehydrogenase-like FAD/NAD-binding protein — protein MYKILEKREIAMRNTWYKIYAPHVARKVQPGQFVIVRAFQNGERIPLTPVMWDRNEGWIVLVVFTRGKTTMRMALELSEGDSLLNVAGPLGNPAPMEKFGKVLAIGAYVGIVEVYPIAKAWQEIGNDVTTLHVTFEPMVILKDYLEKAVSRHIVEPVKLNQNLDLRTNMRYVTKRLVEKVRELLEHENWDLVFMVGPPGDQKAVFEVVKEFDIPMRVDLHPIMVDGTGMCGACRVRVGGEVKFACVDGPEFDAYQVDWDELIQRVGFYSKMERIALEKYLEELKARG, from the coding sequence GTGTACAAGATCCTTGAGAAGAGAGAAATTGCGATGAGAAATACCTGGTATAAAATCTATGCTCCCCATGTTGCCAGAAAAGTCCAACCGGGTCAGTTTGTTATCGTTAGGGCATTCCAAAATGGTGAGAGAATCCCTCTAACTCCTGTGATGTGGGACAGGAATGAAGGATGGATAGTACTAGTAGTATTCACACGGGGAAAGACTACGATGAGAATGGCCCTTGAACTCAGCGAAGGAGATTCCCTACTAAATGTTGCCGGTCCGTTGGGCAATCCCGCTCCAATGGAGAAGTTTGGCAAGGTACTTGCAATCGGTGCTTATGTAGGTATAGTTGAGGTTTATCCTATAGCTAAGGCGTGGCAGGAGATTGGAAATGACGTAACGACATTACACGTAACCTTTGAACCTATGGTAATTCTCAAAGACTATCTCGAAAAGGCCGTTTCAAGGCATATAGTTGAGCCAGTGAAACTGAATCAGAATCTTGATCTCAGGACCAACATGAGATATGTGACTAAGAGACTCGTGGAGAAAGTTAGGGAGCTTCTGGAGCATGAAAACTGGGATCTTGTGTTTATGGTAGGCCCTCCAGGAGATCAAAAGGCCGTATTTGAAGTAGTTAAGGAGTTTGACATTCCAATGAGAGTTGACCTCCATCCTATAATGGTTGATGGGACTGGAATGTGTGGAGCTTGTAGAGTAAGAGTTGGAGGAGAAGTGAAGTTTGCCTGTGTTGATGGGCCTGAGTTCGATGCTTACCAGGTTGATTGGGACGAGTTAATTCAGAGGGTTGGGTTCTATTCTAAAATGGAGAGAATTGCATTAGAGAAGTATCTAGAAGAGCTTAAAGCTAGGGGGTGA
- a CDS encoding tRNA (N(6)-L-threonylcarbamoyladenosine(37)-C(2))-methylthiotransferase, translated as MVKVHIENYGCARNRADGEMMAALLYLAGYKLVDAADEAEIVIVNSCAVKDPTERKIARRIRELLDRGKKVIVTGCLPHVNPEIIDERVSAILGVKSIDRITQAVEYALRGEKLISVPDWRKRNLDKLDLPRLSPRGVHFIVPIAEGCLNACTYCATRLARGVLKSYAPEKVVEWVKWAIRQGYKEIWLSAEDTGCYGFDIGTNLAKLLEEITAIDGEFRVRVGMMNPNHVIKFLDELIDAYKDEKVYKFLHLPVQSGDNDILRRMGRNYTVEEFEEIVRTFKREFPDLNLHTDIIVGFPGETEEAFQRSVELIKRIKPDKVNVSRYSPRPGTVAAKWKQLPGWLIKERSRIMHRIRLQISYEINKKYIGRRLRVLIHGKGKKGNVDAVTMNYKHIILPQGEKGKFAEVKVKGATSTYLLGEIVS; from the coding sequence ATGGTGAAAGTCCATATTGAAAATTACGGTTGCGCGAGAAACAGGGCAGATGGAGAGATGATGGCTGCTCTCCTCTACTTAGCAGGATACAAGCTAGTTGATGCAGCCGATGAAGCAGAAATAGTTATTGTGAATAGCTGTGCTGTCAAAGATCCAACGGAGAGAAAGATAGCAAGAAGGATTAGGGAACTCCTAGATAGAGGAAAGAAAGTTATAGTTACCGGATGCCTCCCTCACGTTAACCCCGAAATCATAGATGAAAGAGTTTCTGCGATATTGGGAGTTAAGAGCATAGATAGAATTACCCAAGCAGTTGAGTACGCTTTAAGGGGAGAGAAGCTAATAAGTGTTCCCGATTGGAGGAAGAGAAATTTGGATAAGCTTGACCTCCCCAGGTTGTCCCCAAGAGGTGTTCACTTTATAGTGCCGATAGCTGAAGGTTGCCTGAATGCATGCACGTACTGTGCAACGAGACTTGCCAGAGGAGTCTTAAAGAGTTATGCCCCAGAAAAAGTTGTTGAATGGGTGAAATGGGCAATTAGACAAGGATACAAGGAGATATGGCTTTCAGCAGAAGATACCGGATGTTATGGTTTTGACATAGGAACCAACCTAGCTAAGCTTTTAGAGGAGATAACTGCAATAGACGGAGAATTCAGGGTAAGGGTTGGAATGATGAACCCAAATCACGTCATAAAGTTTCTTGACGAACTTATAGATGCTTACAAGGATGAGAAAGTCTATAAATTTTTACACTTACCCGTTCAGAGCGGGGATAATGATATCCTGAGGAGAATGGGAAGAAATTATACCGTGGAAGAGTTCGAAGAAATAGTCAGGACCTTTAAAAGGGAATTTCCAGACCTAAACTTACACACCGATATAATCGTAGGCTTTCCTGGAGAGACAGAGGAAGCATTTCAAAGAAGCGTTGAACTAATAAAGAGAATTAAGCCAGATAAGGTTAACGTTTCAAGGTACTCCCCAAGGCCAGGAACTGTAGCAGCTAAATGGAAACAGCTTCCTGGATGGCTCATAAAGGAAAGGTCAAGAATAATGCACAGAATAAGGTTACAGATTAGTTATGAGATTAACAAAAAGTACATTGGGAGAAGGCTAAGGGTTCTTATTCATGGGAAAGGGAAGAAAGGAAACGTGGATGCCGTTACGATGAATTACAAGCATATAATTTTACCCCAAGGAGAAAAAGGCAAATTCGCAGAAGTAAAAGTTAAAGGAGCAACTTCAACGTATCTTTTAGGCGAGATAGTAAGCTAA
- a CDS encoding RNA-binding protein produces the protein MAKGLQAHNIRIRTFIHATEDPEKVLEALETLFPEDISAKDVDFEVIETEGYFGNPILVVDAELRHSRNVRKFLENLRNMLSEEDRRYLWEHAEEKVDETGTFYIRFDKQKAYLGEVKVSEGEDVIHVRIKVKAFPMKKESVVKAVKEWLEGGE, from the coding sequence ATGGCTAAGGGGCTTCAGGCTCACAACATCAGGATAAGAACGTTCATCCATGCAACTGAGGATCCTGAAAAGGTACTTGAAGCCCTTGAAACGTTATTCCCCGAGGACATCTCCGCCAAGGATGTGGACTTTGAAGTCATCGAAACTGAAGGATACTTCGGTAATCCCATCCTAGTCGTTGATGCAGAACTAAGACACTCAAGAAACGTAAGGAAGTTTCTCGAAAATTTAAGGAACATGCTCAGCGAAGAAGATAGGAGGTACCTTTGGGAGCACGCGGAGGAAAAGGTTGACGAGACTGGAACGTTTTACATAAGGTTTGATAAACAGAAAGCCTACTTAGGGGAGGTAAAAGTTAGCGAAGGAGAAGATGTAATCCATGTGAGGATTAAGGTAAAGGCGTTTCCCATGAAAAAAGAGAGTGTTGTCAAAGCAGTGAAGGAATGGCTGGAGGGTGGGGAGTGA
- a CDS encoding Ribonuclease P protein component 3 — protein MAGGWGVKWIEMDIRNEEAFKLAKEWFDEVIFSYEVPPGSLDKLTLRELKERYGKVAITLINPKPSLVKEVIQKFKQDYLIYVESKDLRIVRYSIERGVDAIISPWAGRKDAGIDHVLARLMARKNVALGFSLRPLLYASQYERANMLRFMRKAWELANKYKLRRFLTSSSKSKWEVREPRDLASLGIILGMDMPQAKASLSMYPELTLKRLK, from the coding sequence ATGGCTGGAGGGTGGGGAGTGAAATGGATTGAAATGGACATAAGGAATGAGGAGGCGTTCAAATTAGCCAAAGAATGGTTTGATGAAGTTATTTTTTCCTATGAAGTTCCCCCAGGAAGCCTCGACAAATTAACTTTAAGGGAACTTAAAGAAAGATATGGAAAAGTTGCAATAACATTAATCAATCCAAAACCAAGCTTAGTCAAAGAAGTTATTCAGAAGTTTAAGCAGGACTATTTAATTTACGTCGAATCAAAAGACCTTAGGATTGTTAGATATTCAATTGAAAGGGGTGTCGATGCAATTATAAGTCCCTGGGCAGGAAGAAAGGATGCAGGGATAGACCATGTCCTAGCAAGATTAATGGCAAGAAAAAACGTGGCCCTAGGGTTCTCCCTAAGACCACTACTTTATGCAAGCCAATACGAGAGGGCAAACATGCTAAGGTTTATGAGAAAGGCATGGGAACTTGCCAACAAATACAAGCTCAGAAGATTCTTAACATCCTCATCCAAGAGCAAGTGGGAAGTCAGAGAACCAAGGGATCTTGCAAGTTTGGGGATAATCTTAGGCATGGACATGCCACAAGCAAAGGCATCTCTCTCTATGTATCCAGAACTCACTCTAAAAAGGCTTAAATAA
- a CDS encoding glycosyltransferase produces the protein MKVVVGIPSYNNADTIGYVVKQAAEGLKKYFGGGIIVNADGGSTDGTRDVVLSTKVPQGVEVHSFVYKWPIPGKGSAMKEIMEFARERDADAVVFVDSDLRSITPEWIYKFAEPIEKGYDFVAPLYLRHKWDGTITNNIAYPMTASLYGYDIRQPIGGDFGISAKMIDLYLKDEEVWKTDVARFGVDIFLTTTAIANKKKVVQVSLGMKIHNPKDPAASLGPMFNQVVGTLFMLMKRYEKVWRDVKEIRAVETWGEEVRGEPEEVKVTLELLKRKSKELFEKEKDILRKILSGETFNGVVKALESFEFPDELWARALFDGAVAYKNGVIKNAEPLIPLYFAKTADFVIKTVDMTTIEAERLIRERARTFLKEKSYLIERWFT, from the coding sequence ATGAAGGTGGTCGTTGGAATTCCGAGCTATAACAACGCTGACACCATAGGGTACGTTGTAAAGCAAGCTGCTGAAGGCCTTAAGAAGTACTTTGGTGGAGGAATTATAGTTAATGCAGATGGTGGTAGCACGGATGGAACGAGAGATGTTGTCCTTTCAACAAAGGTTCCTCAAGGTGTTGAGGTTCACAGCTTTGTCTACAAGTGGCCAATTCCTGGAAAGGGCAGTGCTATGAAGGAGATCATGGAATTTGCGAGAGAAAGGGATGCTGATGCAGTAGTCTTCGTTGATAGTGATTTGAGAAGTATAACCCCAGAGTGGATATATAAGTTTGCTGAGCCAATTGAAAAGGGCTACGATTTCGTTGCTCCCCTCTACCTGAGACACAAGTGGGATGGAACCATAACCAACAACATCGCCTATCCAATGACAGCCTCCCTGTATGGGTACGACATAAGGCAACCCATTGGTGGAGATTTTGGCATAAGCGCCAAGATGATAGACCTGTACCTCAAGGACGAGGAAGTGTGGAAGACTGACGTTGCTAGGTTTGGAGTTGACATATTCCTCACGACGACAGCCATCGCCAACAAGAAGAAAGTAGTTCAGGTAAGCCTGGGGATGAAGATACACAATCCAAAGGATCCTGCTGCTTCCCTGGGTCCAATGTTTAACCAAGTCGTTGGTACCCTGTTCATGTTAATGAAGAGATATGAAAAAGTTTGGAGAGATGTTAAGGAGATAAGGGCTGTTGAGACTTGGGGAGAGGAAGTTAGAGGGGAGCCTGAAGAAGTTAAAGTAACCCTTGAATTATTAAAACGGAAATCAAAAGAACTATTTGAGAAAGAAAAGGATATTTTGAGAAAGATTCTTAGTGGAGAAACGTTTAATGGCGTAGTGAAGGCTCTTGAAAGCTTCGAATTCCCAGATGAGTTATGGGCAAGGGCTCTCTTTGATGGTGCAGTGGCCTACAAGAATGGAGTTATAAAAAATGCAGAACCTTTGATACCTCTCTACTTTGCTAAGACAGCTGATTTCGTAATAAAGACTGTGGATATGACTACAATAGAGGCCGAAAGACTTATCAGAGAAAGAGCTAGGACATTCTTAAAGGAGAAGAGCTATCTTATTGAGAGATGGTTTACTTGA
- a CDS encoding Gfo/Idh/MocA family protein, with protein MPERLKVGVIGCGNIFNLAHKPALKAMRKTIKVVAVMDIDEEAAKKAGKELNAKVFTNLDEFLEQEMDVVEILTPTYTHAELTIKALKAGKNVIVEKPIALTVEEAEKMIKEAEQQGLKLFVGHVRRFDKRWRQIKDVIKSRNILPMQIRKTEVQHLPFPADYWYWDESKSGGVITDLGVHVTDFLRWFFESEPVEVFAIGKAIRGEARVNKTYDHVVMFIKFEGDKTGIAEVSWSYPLPAKYGVFYHHLDIIGKNGRIRYTPLDTPVVGVVKSTFEMPRFSPMLSTFPEAFEAELRHFFECIKSDCEPVVTAKDALIALYIAEKARESIRKGEPVKLEVM; from the coding sequence ATGCCAGAGAGACTCAAAGTCGGCGTGATAGGCTGTGGAAACATCTTTAACCTAGCCCACAAGCCAGCACTAAAGGCCATGAGGAAAACGATAAAGGTAGTAGCGGTAATGGATATAGACGAGGAAGCAGCAAAAAAAGCAGGGAAAGAGCTCAATGCTAAGGTCTTCACGAACTTAGATGAGTTCCTAGAGCAAGAAATGGATGTTGTTGAGATATTAACTCCAACGTACACACATGCAGAGCTCACAATAAAAGCGCTGAAGGCTGGCAAGAATGTAATAGTCGAGAAGCCAATAGCATTAACGGTAGAGGAAGCGGAAAAAATGATTAAGGAGGCAGAGCAACAGGGGCTTAAGCTTTTTGTTGGCCACGTAAGGAGGTTCGACAAGAGATGGAGACAAATAAAAGATGTGATAAAATCCAGGAACATTCTACCAATGCAGATTAGGAAGACCGAAGTGCAACACCTACCATTTCCCGCCGACTACTGGTACTGGGATGAGAGCAAGAGTGGCGGAGTTATCACAGATCTCGGCGTTCACGTGACAGACTTCCTGAGATGGTTTTTTGAGAGTGAGCCCGTTGAGGTGTTTGCAATAGGAAAAGCGATAAGAGGAGAGGCAAGAGTAAACAAGACTTACGATCATGTCGTCATGTTCATAAAGTTCGAGGGAGACAAAACCGGAATAGCTGAAGTGAGCTGGAGCTATCCGCTACCGGCTAAGTACGGCGTCTTCTACCACCACCTTGATATAATAGGGAAGAACGGGAGGATAAGGTACACCCCACTGGATACTCCAGTCGTGGGAGTTGTAAAGAGCACATTCGAGATGCCAAGGTTCTCACCAATGCTGTCAACGTTTCCCGAAGCATTTGAGGCTGAGCTTAGACACTTCTTTGAATGCATAAAGAGTGACTGTGAACCCGTTGTTACAGCAAAAGATGCTCTAATAGCTTTATACATAGCGGAAAAGGCGAGAGAGAGCATTAGAAAGGGCGAGCCCGTTAAGTTGGAGGTGATGTGA
- a CDS encoding Gfo/Idh/MocA family protein translates to MVRFGVISYAHPHALRYASTIRASRRAKLVAISGDGANTNIAKIEARKYGAKFYPSYEELLKDKTVEAVYIAIETYRHKEVAIRAAEEGKHILLEKPIALTIEDAKEIIKVAKKAGVKLMVPFNPRFTHPLRKAKEMVESGEIGRLEYIYAISEYVKPPMFLEGLDTSWFFDPKKSGGGGFMDTAPHGIDSLFWLTESEPVRVYADIGSKIWGFKVDDIGTALIEFKNNVIALLTAGWANPRGYPYGLEMKYYIVGDDGFLDIRTAYPDFTVYQERTEKIYWERPDVEGIINAFIDAIQQDKEPPITGEDALKNLAVVLAAYESTKTGKAVKIEL, encoded by the coding sequence ATGGTGAGGTTCGGAGTTATAAGCTACGCTCATCCTCACGCCCTAAGGTACGCATCAACGATAAGGGCTAGCAGAAGGGCAAAGCTTGTTGCAATTTCGGGGGATGGAGCTAACACAAACATCGCAAAGATCGAGGCTAGAAAGTACGGGGCAAAGTTCTATCCCAGTTATGAGGAGCTCCTCAAGGACAAGACCGTGGAAGCAGTGTATATAGCAATAGAAACGTACAGACACAAGGAGGTAGCAATAAGGGCGGCCGAGGAAGGGAAGCATATCCTCCTAGAGAAGCCAATAGCCCTTACAATAGAAGATGCGAAGGAGATAATAAAAGTGGCAAAGAAAGCCGGAGTAAAGCTGATGGTTCCCTTCAACCCGAGGTTCACACACCCATTAAGAAAGGCCAAAGAAATGGTTGAAAGTGGAGAGATAGGCAGATTGGAGTACATCTATGCTATCTCAGAGTACGTTAAGCCACCCATGTTCTTGGAGGGCCTAGATACAAGCTGGTTCTTTGACCCGAAGAAGAGTGGTGGAGGAGGGTTTATGGATACAGCCCCACACGGAATAGATTCATTATTCTGGCTGACCGAAAGCGAACCCGTTAGAGTTTACGCCGACATAGGTTCAAAGATCTGGGGATTCAAGGTTGATGATATTGGAACAGCCTTAATAGAGTTCAAAAACAACGTCATTGCACTATTAACGGCAGGATGGGCAAATCCAAGAGGATATCCCTATGGACTTGAGATGAAGTATTACATAGTCGGTGATGACGGTTTCCTTGACATCAGGACTGCTTATCCGGACTTCACGGTCTACCAGGAGAGAACTGAGAAGATATACTGGGAGAGGCCGGACGTTGAGGGGATAATAAACGCCTTCATAGATGCAATTCAGCAAGATAAAGAGCCACCAATTACGGGAGAAGATGCCCTTAAGAACCTTGCGGTGGTTTTAGCAGCATATGAATCTACAAAAACAGGAAAAGCGGTAAAAATAGAGCTCTAA
- the tpiA gene encoding triose-phosphate isomerase: MTKLKEPIIAINFKTYIEATGKRALEIAKAAEKVYKETGVTIVVAPQFADLRMIAEAVEIPVFAQHIDPIKPGSHTGHVLPEAVKEAGAVGTLLNHSENRMILADLEAAIRRAEEVGLITMVCSNNPAVSAAVAALNPDYVAVEPPELIGTGIPVSKAKPEVITNTVELVKKVNPDVKVLCGAGISTGEDVKKAIELGTVGVLLASGVTKAKDPEKAIRDLVSGIIGKD, from the coding sequence ATGACCAAGCTTAAGGAGCCTATTATCGCAATTAACTTCAAGACGTACATCGAGGCTACTGGGAAGAGGGCTTTGGAGATAGCGAAGGCTGCTGAAAAGGTTTACAAGGAGACTGGCGTAACGATAGTGGTTGCTCCCCAGTTTGCTGATCTAAGGATGATTGCTGAGGCCGTCGAAATTCCGGTTTTTGCCCAGCATATTGATCCCATAAAACCCGGAAGTCACACCGGTCACGTTCTTCCCGAGGCTGTTAAGGAAGCTGGAGCCGTCGGAACCCTGCTCAACCACTCCGAAAACAGGATGATCCTAGCTGATCTTGAGGCAGCTATAAGGAGGGCTGAAGAAGTTGGTCTAATTACCATGGTTTGCTCAAACAACCCTGCTGTAAGTGCTGCCGTGGCGGCTTTAAACCCTGACTATGTCGCAGTTGAACCTCCGGAGCTTATAGGGACTGGGATTCCAGTAAGCAAGGCTAAGCCTGAAGTTATCACCAATACGGTCGAGCTCGTTAAGAAGGTTAACCCCGACGTTAAGGTTCTCTGTGGTGCTGGAATAAGCACTGGCGAAGATGTGAAGAAGGCCATAGAGCTTGGAACTGTTGGAGTTCTCTTGGCAAGTGGTGTTACAAAGGCAAAAGATCCAGAAAAGGCAATAAGAGACTTGGTATCAGGAATAATAGGAAAAGATTAG